A genomic segment from Necator americanus strain Aroian chromosome III, whole genome shotgun sequence encodes:
- a CDS encoding hypothetical protein (NECATOR_CHRIII.G9668.T2) — protein sequence MKSTILFFLVFVAAVAFAKPNPRIHSDSSSEEGPKHRPHHNHHVHHRRRSSPKPLTTVVSPTAPEKSDGTTPFADLTTTDEILVTDVSTDVITSEQVTASDDSSVATLELMDNRAFAVQSRQISGDKVNITEDTTDIITATVLRNLARPQRARLVRKLQKEPHRSLTTPLQLLKS from the exons ATGAAATCTACCATATTATTTTTCCTTGTCTTCGTTGCAGCTGTGGCTTTTGCCAAGCCTAATCCGAGAATTCATTCCGATTCCAGTAGCGAAGAAGGTCCCAAACACAGG CCCCATCACAACCACCATGTACATCACCGCCGGCGCAGTTCTCCCAAACCTCTCACAACTGTGGTGAGCCCCACCGCACCGGAAAAATCTGATGGAACTACGCCGTTCGCTGATCTCACCACAACTGATGAAATCTTGGTGACTGACGTTTCGACGGATGTGATCACCTCCGAGCAAGTTACGGCTTCTGACGACAGCTCTGTGGCAACGCTGGAACTAATGGATAATAGAGCATTCGCCGTCCAATCAAGACAAATCAGCGGTGACAAGGTAAA CATCACCGAAGACACCACAGACATCATCACCGCCACAGTTCTCCGCAACCTCGCACGACCGCAGCGAGCTCGTCTAGTACGGAAGCTCCAGAAGGAACCACACAGGTCGCTGACGACACCTCTCCAGTTACTGAAATCGTAG
- a CDS encoding hypothetical protein (NECATOR_CHRIII.G9670.T1): MKRWCPVLNTANGIAVGEATLPIWRDYFNILLELASTSVSRRKYVQQPVYATAVSEEPPAESEILVCIRKMKNGRLGIRNMVQILKAFSPSE, encoded by the coding sequence ATGAAGAGGTGGTGTCCTGTCCtaaacactgccaatggaatcgctgtcggtgaagcaaccctgcCAATTTGGAGAGATTATTTCAACATCCTGCTGGAACTGGCAAGCACGTCTGTCTCTAGACGCAAATATGTCCAACAACCGGTGTATGCCACTGCGGTCAGCGAGGAACCACCGGCTGAGTCAGAGATTCTAGTCTGTAtccgaaaaatgaagaatggacgTCTAGGAATTAGGAATATGGTACAGATCCTGAAAGCTTTTTCTCCGTCTGAGTGA
- a CDS encoding hypothetical protein (NECATOR_CHRIII.G9669.T1), which translates to MKFATLLTFVVLAVAFAKPSIRKHSDSSSDENSKHKPHHKHHGHHHRRSTPPAPITDESATASIESEETTRHDVTVAPTEAVMTSATSNNVTAEEHTTTSEYATSEAITVLEQLL; encoded by the exons ATGAAATTCGCAACCCTTCTAACATTCGTCGTTCTGGCTGTAGCTTTCGCTAAGCCCTCAATTAGGAAACATTCAGACTCCAGCAGTGACGAGAACTCCAAGCACAAG cCTCACCACAAACATCATGGACATCATCATCGTCGCAGTACTCCACCAGCTCCGATCACCGACGAAAGCGCCACTGCTTCCATTGAAAGTGAAGAGACAACACGGCATGACGTCACGGTAGCGCCCACAGAAGCTGTTATGACGAGCGCTACCAGCAACAATGTGACTGCAGAAGAACACACTACAACTTCAGAGTACGCAACAAGTGAAGCCATTACCGTACTGGAACAGCTGCTCTAA